The Pseudomonadota bacterium nucleotide sequence GGGCGGGCAAAAATCTCTCGACAGGTACCGGTTTCGACAATACGGCCACCGGTCATGACCGCGACCCGGTCGGCATAACGCCGGACCACTCCCAGATCGTGAGTAATCAACAGCATCGCCATGCCCAGACGTTTATTCAGATCGCGCAACAGGTCGAGTACCTGGGCCTGCACAGTCACGTCCAGAGCCGTCGTCGGCTCGTCGGCAATCAACAGGTCCGGCTGATTGGCTAAGGCCATGGCGATCATGACCCGCTGCCGCTGACCGCCGGAAAGCTGATGCGGATAGGCGTCAAGACGGCGAGCGGCGTCTTCGATACCCACCATTTCCAATAGTTCACGAACCTTTTGCCGCAGTTCCCGGCGGCCCTCGCCCCCCCCGTGCAGTCTCAGGCTTTCCCCGATCTGGCGGACAATCGGGTGCAGCGGATTAAGCGAGGTCATGGGTTCCTGAAAAATCATGCCGATTCGATTACCGCGCAGATTCCGCATGCGGCTTTCCGGCAGGGTAAAAATCTCCTGGCCCTTGAAAAAGATGTGCCCCTCACCGGGATGCCAGGCTTCCGGATAAGGCAGCAGGCGCAAAATCGAATGGGCGGTCACCGATTTGCCGGAACCGCTTTCGCCCACCAGGGCCACGATTTCATGTGGAGCAATCGCCATGGACAGTCGATCCACCGCCAAAAGCGGTTCCGGCCCGCGTCCGAAAGCCACGGAAAGATTCTTGATTTCAAGTAAAGGCTGAGTCATCAAACTTAATTCTCACGTCTGTCTATCCAGGGTTACAAATTAGCTTCCGTGACGGGCGGCATACGCCCTGACCCGTTTTCGTTTTATCCGTTCAAAGCCTCGCGCACCTTGATCGCCAGATTCCGATTTGAAAAAGGCTTCTGAATAAAAATCACCCCCTGATCCAGCAAGCTCCGATGGACAATAACATTGGCCGAGTATCCGGACATAAACATGGCTTTCATTGCCGGATACTGACGGCGCAGTTGCTCCGCCAAATCACGACCGTTCATGACCGGCATGACCACATCGGTGATCAGCAGGCTGATTTCACCCGCGTGCCGCTCAGCCAGGTTCAGAGCCTGATCCGTGGTCTCGGCGGCCAGCACTCGATAATTCAGCCGTTCGAGGATCGCCTTGACGAGTTTCAGGATGGAAACTTCATCCTCGACCAGCAGCACGGTTTCGCCTTGACCCACGGGAACTGTCGTCACCTCCGGCTCCGCGCCCGGTTCGTCTTCACCCTGATGACGAGGCAGATAAATCCTGATGGTTGAGCCTTTCCCCGGTTCGCTGTAAACATTGATGAAACCTTTATTTTGTTTGACGATACCGTAAACCGTGGCCAGACCCAGGCCGGTGCCGTCGCCGGCTTTCTTGGTCGTGAAGAAAGGATCGAAAATATTGTCGATGATTTCCGGAGGCATGCCGCAGCCGTCATCGCTGACGGCTAAAAGAACGAAGGCACCGGGAATAATAAATCCGGCGTGAGCGGCGCAGTAGGCCTCGTCAATGGATACGTTATCGGTCTCAATGGTGACCTTGCCGACATCGGTGATGGCATCCCGGGCGTTGACGCAGAGGTTGGCCAGAATCTGGTCGACCTGAGACGGGTCCATATAAACAGGCCACAAGCCCACTCCCGGACGCCAGAAAAGATCAAGGTTTTCACCCAAAAGCCGACGCAGCATTTTGAGCAGACTTTCCACGGTCATATTTAAATCAAGCACTTTGGGGTTGATCTTCTGTTTGCGGGCGAAAGCCAGCAATTGCCGGGTCATCGCCGCGGAGCGGTTCGCGGCGTCAAGCACTTCCTCCAGATCGGCATACAGAGGCGTGGACGGGTCCAGCCCTTCCAGCGCCATCTCCGTATAACCGATAATCACGCTGAGCATATTATTGAAATTATGGGCCACGCCTCCGGCCAGACGGCCCACCGATTCCATTTTCTAAGCCTGGTGAAGCTGAGCTTCAAGGTTCTTGCGAACGGTAATATTTCTGACAATGCCGACGCCATGAAGACGGTTGTCCAATTCAACCAACACGGCGTTGATATCGGCTGAAAAGAAACTGCCGTCCTTGCGCTTGAGCTGAACATCCTGCATGACCACGATCTTATCGCGGGGCGACGGTGCCAATCGTGCCCGAAAGTCCGCCAGCCGATCCACCGGGCAGAAGTCGGAAACCGAGAGTTCGTGAAGTTCCGTAACGGAGTAGCCCAGCATGCGACAGAGCGCTTCATTGCCCGCGACCAGACGGCCTGACTTGACCTTTGCCAACAGAATGCCGTCGCCGGCCGAATCGAAGATGGTGCGCAGGGTTTGTTCCGATCTTAGACGCTCGGCCTCCACCTCGATTCCGTGCAGCGCAAAAGCGATGTCACCGGCGATTTCGGTCGGCAGCGAGGTTTCCTGAGCGTCACCCACAAATTCCGGCGGCGCCAGAACCCCCAGACAGCCGTACTGCCGGCCCTTATGCCTGAGCGCGAGGGTCATGCCGGCGCATTTTTCATATTGGCCTCCCAGGGGACAGCTTTCGCAGGAGGTCGCCGGATCATTGGTCAGTGCCCCCTCGCAGCAGACAGGATTTTCCCCCTCCGCGGCCCGGCCCAAAAAACGAGCGAAGGCATCGGGGTCAAATCCGCTCTGCGCCCCCTCAACCTTTTTCGGCAAGTGATCGTTCAGCACAATCCAGGCGCCCCTGAGCCCGCGTTCACGAACCAGATTCCGGCATACGGCCTGAATCAGGCGGTCACGATCCTTTTCCCGCACGATCAGCTGATTGACGCTGCGGACACCCTGCAGAACTTCGTTCAGAAACTGGATTCTTCCGGTTTGTTCCGCGACCATTTCCTCCAGTCCCTGTCGGTACCGGGCCAATTCGTCCTCGACCTTTTTGCGTCGGGAGATGTTGCGGATAATACCGACCGTGCCCAGAAAAGTGGGTAAACCGCCATTAACGGCGCCATACAGGCCGGAACTGTTAACCTCGCCGATGAACCCGGTTTGACCGCCACGGTGCAACTCCGCGGGCACGGGTTGATCGATTCCGCACGCAAGCAGGTGCAACTCCATGGCCAGGGTCTTGCGGGAACCCGTTCGACGTTCATCAAAGAGCTTGGGCGCTTCCTCGTCACCGGTTTTCCGGCCCGCTAATCCGGGAAGGACAGCTTAGCGACTGACTTTCTCAACCTCGGCGGGCAGGGCAATCGTGGCAAACGGCAGCCCGATCAATTCTTCAGAGCTGTAGCCTAAAAGTTTCACGGCGTCGTTCAGAAACGTAAAACGGCCCTCGGTGTCGATACGGTAGACGATGTCGGGGATCGTCGTCACCAGGGTCCGATATCTTTCTTCAGAGGCGGACAGTTCCATGATTCTCCGGGCCAGTTCCTTCTGGGTACGCTGCAGTTCCAGAAACACACGTACCTTAGCCAACAAGACGGCCGGTTTGTACGGTTTCACGATATATTCAACCGCGCCCAGTTCATAGCCTTTGAACAGGTCTTCTTCCTCGCCGTAAGCTGCGGTCATGAAGATAACGGGCAGATTTTTCGTTTTGGGGTCACCCCGCAAAAACTCGGCCAGCTCGTAGCCGTTCATGCCGGGTATCCGCACATCGAGAATCGCCAGGGAAAAATCGTGCGAGAGCGTCATGGTCAGGGCCTGATTCCCGCTGCCGGCCTCGATGACTTCGACATCCACGGCGCTCAGGACCTGACGCAGGGCGACCAGGTTTTCCCGGTGGTCGTCCACAATCAGAACCTTCTGCCGTAACGGACGAAAAGGAGTTGAGGCAAGCCCACAAGACTTCGCGGTCAAAATGTGCGCGCCTACCTCCGGAGCGGGAAAAACGTCTTGATTGCGGTTGTCTTTCTGAGCCATATCAAGTCCTCTCCGCCAAAACCATCTCAGCTTTACAACTCATTCAGCCACCCTTACCGGCACTGTTTTTTGCCCTAATACGGGAAGCGAGCCCCGCAACCTTTCATCCGTTTCGTATAATTCGTGAATGACCTTTTGCTACGCCTCCGGCATGCGATTTACCACCCGGTGCAGAAACAGCGAGACTTCATCCAGCAGTCACTCCTGGGAACGCACATCCTTGATCAAAACAGATTGCGCGTGTTCGCGCAATCTGTTTTCCTCGTCGCGGCTGAGATCCCGGGCGGTATGCACGATCACCGGCGGTAATTCAACCCCCTCGCGTTCAAGCTCGGTGAGCAACTCGTTGCCGTCCATGTCCGGCAGCCGCAGATCGAGAACGGGACAGTCATAGTTTTCCGCACGCAGCGCGGTCATGGCCTCGGCCCCGGTCGCGGCCTCGTCAACCGTGGTGTCAGCGCTGGCGACCAGCGCCACCGTCGCATGACGGATCTCCGGATCATCCTCGACCACCAGCACCCGCTTGGAATGTTCGGCGGCAACCTGTTCGAGCCGGCGGAAAGTCAGTTCGAGTTCTTCCGCGTTCAAAGGTTTGACGGCGTGGCTGATCGCGCCGCGGCTGCGCGATTCGGTCGTGGGTTCTTCAACGGATACCACATGAACGGGAATATGACGGGTGCGAACATCTTCCTTGAGCATCCCCAGGACCGTCCAGCCGTCCATACCGGAAAGCCCGATGTCGGGAATCACCGCCTCCGGCAGATGTTTGACCGCGAGTTCCAGACCGATTTCCCCGGTCGCCGCGGCCAGGCATTTCAGGCCTTTCTCGTGGCATTTATCCCGCAGGAGCCCGGCAAAACGTAAATCGTCCTCAATAATCAGAATAACCCGGTCAGTGGCGCTGAGAAGATCACGATCGTCGTTTATCGGGGGTGGAATCCGGGGCTCTGCAGTCTGGACATCGGCATGTTTTTTCGCCGACCGCGCTCCGTTTTCAGGGGCTGTCTGAGCTTCAACCGGAAGTTCAAGGCGAAACGTCGATCCCCGGCCCGGTTCGCTATCCAGCTGGATTTCACCGCCCAGCAGGGTTGCGATTTCGCGGGAAATCGACAGCCCCAGTCCCGTGCCGCCGTATTTTCGCGCCGTGCTGCCGTCGGTCTGCTAAAAGGCCTCGAAAATCACCTTATGCTGTTCCCGGGCGATGCCGATTCCGGTGTCGGTGATGCTGATGGCGAGCTGTCGCGGAGCGCGGATCCGACCCTGAGCGAAGGTGACCGTGACGCCGCCGGTCTCCGTGAATTTGACGGCGTTGGAGACAAGGTTGCGAATCACCTGTTCGACGCGCTTGGGGTCGCTGGTAATTTCGTCGGGCGCGTCCTCACGGATCACCACCTTCAGGCTGATCCCCTTTTCCTCGGCCAGATGCCCGAAAGATGTGCGGACGCGTTCGGCAAGCTCGCTGACCGACACCGGTCCGAAACGCAAATCTATGCGCCCGGCCTCGATTCGAGACAGATCCAGAATTTCGTTGATCAGGTTCAGAAGATCGTTACCGGCGGCGTGAATAATCTTCGCCGACTCCACCTGATCGGCGGCCAGATTGCCATCCTGGTTTCGGGCGAGACCTTGAGCGAGCAGCAGCAGGCTGTTCAGCGGCGTTCGCAGTTCATGCGACATGTTCGCCAGGAATTCGGACTTGTACTTGCTGGCCAGCGCCACTTCCTCGGCTTTTTCCTTCACGACCTTTCCGGCACGTTCGATTTCCCGGGTCCGGCGTTCAAGCAGATCATTTTTTTCCTTGAGCTCCTCATTGGTGAGCTCCAATTCCTCTTGTTGCCGCCTGAGATTTTCCTCGGATTCCTGCAAGCGCAAAGTCTGTTCTTCCAACTCCTCGTTGGCAACCCTCAACTCCTCCTGCTGAACCTGAAGTTCTTCGGTTAAGCGCTTCGACTCCTCGAGCAGTTCCTTCATGCGTTCCCGCGATTGGGCGGTCTGGACGGCGATCCCGATCGAATCGGTCACCAGGTCAAAAAAGTCCCGGTGCAGAGCCGAGAACGGCTTAAGCGAGGCAATTTCAATAACCCCCATGAGCTCCTGCTCAAACAGGAAGGGCACAGCGAGAATATTCCGGGGGCCCAGTTGGCCGAGGGCCGATCCGATCATGACATAGTCTGCCGGCACATCGTGCAGCGACAGCGGCTTTTTCCCGGCCGCCGCCTGCCCCACCAACCCTTCACACCAACCGCAAAGACCTCCGACACCGCCTCGTGTTTACGGTAGGCATAGCGACCGGTCAGACGAAGCCGGCCGTTAACAAACAGAAAAAGCGCTCCCCAACTGGGCGTCAACGACTTCGACGACACAGGCGATAATTTCATCGGCGAGCGTCACGAGGTCCTTTTCACCCCGCAGGTGTTCGTTCAGCCGGTTCCGCCCCTCGCGCAGCCGCTCCTGTCTTTGCAGTTTAGCCGCCATGTCGTTGAAAGCCGCGCCGAGCCCGCCGATTTCATCACGAGTCAAAATTTATGTGCGCACGCCCAGATCGCCCGCGGCGACCCGCTCCGCCGCGGCGGTGATTTGCTGTAACGGAAAGGCGATCACCCGGTTCATTACCCAGGCTATGAAAAGGGCAAATAAAATCGCCGCCAGCGCGATGATCACAAACGTGATGACCGCGTGGTTCAGCAGACGCGCGGATTCGCCCACCCTGGTGGCGATATATTTTCGCAGCCCCTCGTCAACCGCGATCAAAGTTGCACGCATTCGTTCAAAACGCGCTTTTTGCGCTCCCGTGCCGATCATACGCGCTTCGTCGGCTTTACCGGCGCCAATCAGTTTAAGCTGTTGCGCGAGATCCAAACAATAGGCCTCCAGATCATGCTCCAGTTCGGCAACCAGTTTGAGTTCTCCGGCGAGCGCATGCTTGTGCAAAAAGGTCTTGACCTGATCAACGGCAAGGTCAATCTCCTGCAATCTGTCCTCAATTTCGCGCTTTAAAGTACTCGTGGCGGCGACATTCTCGGCTACCAGCAGTCCCAGCAAGGAACCCCGAATGCGATTCAGATCGGAGCGGGTTTCCAGTAAGGCCATCAAGGCCGCATAACTCTGGTCAACCATCTAGCGCTCAAGCCTTTGCATCAGGGCGAGTTTATCATAGGCGGTCAGGGACAAGCCGACCAGCAGGGCGCCCATGACCCCAAAGCTCAATAACAGCTTTGACTTTACCCCTGAGATGTCTAAACCAGTCCATGACAACGCTCCTTTATAATCGGGGCCATTTTGAATCTTAAAAAACAGCTCCCGCGCCGCGATTTCCGGCCTGACCACGGGGGAAGACGAGCTCAAGAAAACCCGGTCAACCGTTGCCGGAAACACACGCGTTAAACCCCATCATTTGTCGGCCAGCACCATCCTGATTTTGGCGGCCAGATCCCTGGTTGAAAAAGGCTTCTGAATGAATTGGCAACCTTTGTCGAGCACCCCCCGGTGCACGATCACGTTCGCGGTATATCCCGACATGTACAAACACTTAAGCTTTGGGTACAGGGCCTGCAAGCGTCCGGACAGTTCCCGGCCGTTCATTTCAGGCATCACCACGTCGGTAAGCAACAGGTCGATCTCGCCGTCATGCTCGGCGGCCATCCGCAAAGCGTCGGAAGGGGTCGGCGCGGTCAAAACCCTGTAGTTGAGTTGGGTGAGAATGGTTTTAACCAGCTCAAGAATGGGAAATTCATCTTCCACCACCAGCACGGTTTCAGCGGCGCCCGGATGAATCTTTTCGGGAACCGGCACAGGCTTCTCCGGAAGCTCTGCCCCCATATACCGCGGCAGATAAATCCTGAAGCTGGTGCCTTCGCCCGGTTCACTGTAAACATTGATAAAACCCTGGTTCTGTTTGACGATTCCGTACACCGTGGACAACCCCATGCCGGTGCCCCGGCCGGCCCCTTTGGTGGAAAAAAAAGGCTCGAAGATCTGCGCCACGATCTCGCGGTCCATGCCGCAACCGTCATCACTGACGGCCAACAACACAAAATCGCCGGGCGCGGCCTCCGCGTGCAACGCGCAATAAGCCTCGTCGAAGCTTACCTTGGCCGTCTCAATACTGACCTTGCCCACATCGCTGATGGCATCCCGGGCGTTGACACAGAGGTTGGCAAGAATCTGATCGAGTTGCGACGGGTCCAGCAGCACCGGCCACAAATCATTTCCCGGATGCCAGACCAGGTCAAGATCCTCTCCGATGAGTCGCCGCAAAATCTTAAGCATGTTCTGCACCCCGGCGTTCAGGTCGAGAACCTGGGGCGCAATGTTTTCTTTGCGGGCGAAGGCCAGCAACTGCCGAACGATATCCCGGGATCGTGCGGCCGCGGCCAGAATTTCCTGCAGATCCTTATGCAACGGCGTTTCAGCTGCCACTTTATTCAACGCCAGTTCCGAGTAACCGATGATGACACTGAGAATATTGTTGAAATCGTGGGCCACGCCTCCGGCCAGACGGCCGACGGCTTCCATCTTCTGAGCCTGGTTGAGCTGAGTCCGCAGTTTATCATGTTCCTGATCGACGGCAAGACCGTGTAAGGCGAAAGCGAGGTCGCCGCAGAGTTCTGCGAACAGAGCCCGTTCCTCGACGTCGTCTGCCACCCCAACCGGCAGAGCGGCCACGAGGACGCCATACTCTTCGCCGGCATGGCGCAAAGCCCCGGCCAGGGCCGCCGTGTCGCCGTAGGTATGAGCCAGAGGACAAACATGGCAATCAGCTTTCGTACCATGCCCGAGCACAACCTCAGGTCCGGCCAGGGCCCGGCGGCAGCATTCCGGCCAGACGCCGTTTTCAAGCTCACTCCGCAACTTGGCAAAATTGTCGCCGACCCCCGCTGCGGCCACAACCCGCAGTTCCCCCAAGCCCTCGCGCAAGGCGACCCAGGCGGAATGATAACCGCGGGTTTCGACAAGGATTTCGCCGGCCCGGCGCAACAGAATTTCCCGGTTCTTCTCATGGATGATCAATTGGTTGACCTTGCGCAAGCCTCTTAACACGGCAGTTACATGCCGCAACCGCTCCTCCATTATTTTGCGCTCGCTGATATCCTCGCCGGCGCTCAGAACCCCGGTAATGGCGCCCGTCTCGTCCCGCAAGAGAGCATTATGCCAGGCAAGGGTGCGACGTTCGCCGTTACAGGCGATCACCTCATTTTCATGGTATTCAAAGGGCTCGACCTTGCCCGCCACGATCTGCGAGAACAAAACGGACACCTCATCCTTGTTCTCGGCGGGCAGGCAGTTGTCAAACCAGTTGCGGCCTTTGAGTTCTGCCGCTCGCCGGCCCAGCAATTCGCAACCCTTACGGTTGATGAGACTGATATCGCCCTTCTCGTCCAGGGCGACAATCACAGTCTCAACCGTGTCCAGATAACTCTGGCTGCGGGCCAGCTCGGCCCGCAGCGTGCGCTCCGCCTCGCGCTCCCGGGTCTGGTCACGGAAGACCAGAACCACGCCGCTGATCACGCCCTTTTCATTCCGAATAGGTGCGCCGCTGTCGGCGATGGGCCGCTCCACCCCATCGCGGGCAACGAGCAGGGTGTGGTTGGCCAGGCCGACGATCGTTCCCTGACGCAGAACCTTGGCCACCGGATCTTCGACCGGATTTCGGGTTTCCTCGTTGATAATGCGAAAAATCTCGGTCAGCGGGCGGCCGCAGGCCTCGGCCTGAGACCAGCCGGTAAGGTTTTCGGCTACCGGATTGAGCAGCTCCACCAGCCCCCGACCATCGGTGGCGATGACCGCGTCGCCGATGGCTTTTAAGGTCACGCGGTGGCGTTGTTCACCGGCCCGCAGCGCCGCCTCGGAAAAATACAAGGCCCGGTAGTAAGCCTTTTTGTTGCGTTGTCCCATAACCAATCCGAGCGCGCCGATGCAGGCGGCCAGCAACATAAACAAGGCCAGAATCAGGGCCGAGCGGAAACGCCATTCGGCAAAGACTTCCGCTTCATCGATTTTGGCGATCATGATCCAGGGAGAATCCGGAATGGGAAGAATGACCGCGACCACCTTGACGCCGCGATAATCTCTGCCCCGCACAAAGCCTTGCCGGCCCAATCCGGCCATGACGGCTGGAGTCTCGGTCCGGCTCAAAGGCAGCCGTAATTTAAGAGCGGTGTCGGAACGATGCCGCAGGTCGTTGAGAAATAAAACCTCGTCGCCGTCGCGTTGCACCAGCAGGGTTTCCGCGCTGTCGCTGGGCGTCGGCCAGAAACGGACCAGGGGATAGAGAAAGCTTGAGGCGTCATTGACCATGATCAACGCGGCCAGCGGCAAAACGCTTAATCCGTTTTTATGATAAAGCGGCATGATCAGCGCAAGATGCGGAAACGTGTCGCTCGATTCCAGGTGGAGACTGGTAAATACGGGAGCATGTGCACTCCAGGCCTGCGCCAGGGCGGACTCGAAGTCGCACCGGCAATCAGGAGCCGCGACCAGGCTGAGCAGCACTTGTCCTCCCGGGTCCGCCAGCATGATGTCTGCGTAGCCGTGGCGTTTCGCCAGGTTACGCAGACGCAGAAGCAGATCGCGGCGTTGTTCCTGACCTTGCCCGGCCATGAAAGAGGTCACGCTTTGCAGCAGAAAGAAATAATTTTGCAGGGCGGCGGCCGCTTGCAGCTGATTCTTGCGCCAGGCGGCGATCTGCTCCGCCTTAAGTCGCGCGATCGCGCCGAGATCATTCTCGACCTTTTTTTCAACAGCTTGTTCCTGGGCCTGGTAGAACCAGAAACCGCCGAGCAGCAGGACGCCGAACGCCGACACCAGAAGAATCTTGAGTAAACGGAAGATAACCTTGAAATCAGGTTTCATGGCGTAAACCTCGCGCCCCCCGTCGCGGATCAAAGGCATCCCGCACCCCTTCCCCGATAAAAACCAACAAACTCAGCATGACCGCCAGAATAAAAAAAGCCGACAGCCCCAGCCAGGGGGCATGCAGGTTGGCCTTGCCCTGGGCCAGCAGTTCTCCCAGCGAAGGCGAACCCGGGGGCATGCCGAAACCCAGAAAATCAAGCGAGGTTAAAGTTGTGATCGAAGCGTTGAGAATGAACGGCGCGAAGGTTACGGTCGCGACCACGGCATTGGGCAGAATATGACGGAACATGATGGTCAAATCTCCGGCTCCCAGGGCGCGCGCGGCCCGGACATAATCGAGATTGCGGCCACGCAGGAATTCGGCCCGGACCATGCCAACCAGGCTCATCCAGGAAAAAAGCAGCATGATCCCGAGCAGCCACCAGAAATTCGGCTGAACAAAACTGGAAAGGATAATCAGCAGATAAAGCACCGGCAAACCCGACCAGATTTCGATCAAGCGTTGGCCGAACAAATCGATGTAGCCGCCATAATAGCCTTGCAGCGCTCCGGCCGTAATCCCGATCACGGAGCCGACCAGAGTCAGGCAAAGACCGAAGAAGACCGAAATGCGGAAACCATACAACAGGCGAGCAAAAACATCGCGTCCCTGGTCATCGGTTCCGAGCCAGTTGGCCGCCGACGGCGGCGACGGGGCCGGTTGCATGAGATTATAATTGATCGTGTCATAATGATAGCGCACCGGCGGCCAGATAACCAGGCCGCCGCCCGCGCGAATCAACTCCGCTAGATAAGGATCACGATAATCAGCCGCGGTCGCGAACTCCCCGCCGAAATCGGTCTCGGCGTAGTCCCGCATGACCGGCGCATACAGACGGCCGCCGTACAGAATCAGCAAGGGACGGTCATTGGCGATCACTTCCGCGCCCAGGCTGAGCCCGAAAAGCAGGAGAAAAATCCAGAGTGACCAGTAGCCCCGCCGGTTGGCCCGGAAACGTTGCCAGCGGCGGCGCTGAAGCGGATGGGAAAAAAAATCAGGCGAAAACAGGCTCATGCATCTCGTTCCGCAAAATCGATTCGAGGATCAACCACCATATAACAGAGGTCGCTGATCAGATTGGTAAGCAGACCCAGCAGCGTGAAAAGATAAAGGGTCGCGAACATCACCGGATAGTCCCGACCGATCGTGGCCTCGAAACCCAGCAGCCCGAGCCCGTCGAGGGAAAAGATCACCTCGATCAACAGGGAGCCGGCAAAAAACATGCTGATGAAAGCGGCCGGGAAACCCGCGATGATAATCAGCATCGCGTTCCGGAAAACATGACCGTAAAGCACTTCCTTGAAACTCAAACCCTTGGCGCGAGCCGTGATGACGTATTGCTTGCCGATTTCATCCAGAAACGAATTTTTGGTAAGCATGGTCAGGGTCGCGAAACCGCCGATCACCATGGCGGTCACGGGCAGGGCGAGATGGTGAAAATAGTCGATAACCTTGCCCCCCGGACTGAGATTGGCAAAATTGTCGGAGACCAGTCCCCGCAGCGGAAACCAGCTAAGATAGCTGCCGCCGGCGAACAGCACGACCAGCAGGACCGCGAACAGAAAAACCGGAATCGCATTGCCGATGATGATTATGGTACTCGACCAGATATCGAAACGGCTGCCGTGTCGCACCGCCTTGGCGATGCCCAGGGGAATCGAAACCAGGTAAATAATCAACGTGCTCCAGACCCCGAGAGAAATCGAAACCGGCATCTTTTCAAT carries:
- a CDS encoding ABC transporter permease, with the translated sequence MSLFSPDFFSHPLQRRRWQRFRANRRGYWSLWIFLLLFGLSLGAEVIANDRPLLILYGGRLYAPVMRDYAETDFGGEFATAADYRDPYLAELIRAGGGLVIWPPVRYHYDTINYNLMQPAPSPPSAANWLGTDDQGRDVFARLLYGFRISVFFGLCLTLVGSVIGITAGALQGYYGGYIDLFGQRLIEIWSGLPVLYLLIILSSFVQPNFWWLLGIMLLFSWMSLVGMVRAEFLRGRNLDYVRAARALGAGDLTIMFRHILPNAVVATVTFAPFILNASITTLTSLDFLGFGMPPGSPSLGELLAQGKANLHAPWLGLSAFFILAVMLSLLVFIGEGVRDAFDPRRGARGLRHET
- a CDS encoding microcin C ABC transporter permease YejB, whose protein sequence is MFAYTIRRLLLIIPTLIGILTINFFIIQAAPGGPVEQLVARLEKSGESATVRVAGSENAELKSRAGQNSADRGSYRGAQGLDPELVAEIEKLYGFDQPLHKRYLKLLRDYLCFDFGESFYRNKRVVELLIEKMPVSISLGVWSTLIIYLVSIPLGIAKAVRHGSRFDIWSSTIIIIGNAIPVFLFAVLLVVLFAGGSYLSWFPLRGLVSDNFANLSPGGKVIDYFHHLALPVTAMVIGGFATLTMLTKNSFLDEIGKQYVITARAKGLSFKEVLYGHVFRNAMLIIIAGFPAAFISMFFAGSLLIEVIFSLDGLGLLGFEATIGRDYPVMFATLYLFTLLGLLTNLISDLCYMVVDPRIDFAERDA